A portion of the Platichthys flesus chromosome 7, fPlaFle2.1, whole genome shotgun sequence genome contains these proteins:
- the LOC133956461 gene encoding rabenosyn-5, protein MASSYPPPFEGTGEVKEGFLCPLCLKDLQSFYQLQDHYEEEHSGDDRHVRGQLKNLVQKAKKAKDKLLKRDGDDRADTGSYESFYYGGVDPYMWEPQELGAARSHLDLFKKHRAARIDHYVIEVNKLIIRLEKLTSFDRINSDAAKIRAIEKSVVSWVSDSDVPFCPDCGNKFNIRNRRHHCRLCGSIMCRKCMDFVPLPLAQKLISGTREALCVHGSPSHSQSPPAGGGSSSMGSRRGSISSLSSVTSMLEEKDDEKIRCCHHCMDTLMKIQHKLEEKDHTPDIVKLYERLRMCMDKVDERAPEYIRMAESLNAGETTYNLDTAAGLRLEVQKYYELIDALSKRILTLGVKDDPQPRPKALQLQKMIRYTATLFVQEKLLGLMSLPTKEKYEELKEKKKQEQEKRLQQERLASQETLKRRQESERNRPPVSTNGELPQAPRALRMTKAAGWLPSADSGHTRSEFEDPLLQQIENIQSFLRQAREAQRADEVAMLEENLRQLQDEYDQQQTSLAIALSQKLAKEESLQQGEFHRLEAWEREEREEKEEREHWGPAVSSAQSSFTMERSLDISPVVVFQGEQDTAAEELTPKAERSPAALRAFPALTIQEESPPRLRSLGGHITPPGGEGQNSTSLNPFEEEDSTPTEEDPNNPFSEDIKREHKDVPNGKKEYNPFDEDVEEDSRADPAARNPFEEDDNTDTRNPFMEASGNSPGVSTNPFDGVDEGEALPDLDMIEEELLLQQIDNIRAYIFDAKLSGRLDEVELLSENLRELQHTLQEQKKKKH, encoded by the exons ATGGCCTCCAGCTACCCTCCCCCCTTTGAGGGCACAGGTGAGGTGAAGGAGGGCTTTCTTTGCCCTCTGTGCCTGAAAGACCTTCAGTCGTTCTACCAACTCCAAGACCACTACGAAGAGGAGCACTCCGGGGACGACCGCCATGTGAGGGGGCAGCTCAAAA ATTTGGTTCAAAAGGCAAAGAAAGCCAAAGACAAGCTCCTAAAGAGGGATGGTGATGACAGAGCGGATACAGGCAGTTATGAGTCCTTCTACTACGGTGGAGTGGACCCTTACATGTGGGAGCCTCAGGAACTGG GAGCAGCTAGAAGTCATCTGGATTTATTCAAAAAACACCGGGCAGCCAGGATAGACCATTATGTGATTGAGGTCAACAAGCTCATCATCAGACTGGAGAAG TTGACATCGTTTGACAGGATCAACTCAGATGCTGCCAAAATCCGAG CCATTGAGAAGTCTGTAGTTTCATGGGTGAGCGACTCAGACGTCCCGTTTTGTCCAGACTGTGGAAACAAGTTCAACATTCGGAACAGGCGGCACCACTGTCGTCTCTGTGGGTCCATCATGTGTAGAAAGTGCATGGACTTTGTCCCCTTACCTTTAGCCC AAAAGCTGATTAGTGGGACGCGAGAAGCCCTGTGTGTTCACGGGAGCCCCAGTCACTCCCAGTCTCCCCCTGCAGGAGGTGGCAGCAGTAGCATGGGCTCCAGGAGAGGTAGCATCAGCAGCCTGAGCAGCGTGACCTCCAtgctggaggagaaggacgaCGAGAAGATCCGCTGCTGCCACCACTGTATGGACACACTGATGAAGATACAGCATAAACTGGAGGAGAAGGACCACACGCCTGACATAGTGAAACTTTATGAG AGGCTGAGGATGTGCATGGACAAAGTGGATGAAAGGGCTCCAGAATACATCCGGATGGCAGAGTCGCTCAA TGCCGGTGAAACTACATACAACCTTGACACTGCCGCTGGACTCCGACTGGAAGTACAGAAATACTATGAACTCATCGATGCGTTAAG TAAGAGGATTTTAACACTAGGAGTTAAAGATGATCCACAACCACGTCCTAaggctctgcagctgcagaagaTGATTCGATACACAGCCACACTATTTGTTCAG GAGAAGCTGTTAGGCCTCATGTCTTTACCCACTAAGGAGAAATATgaagagctgaaagaaaagaagaaacaagaacAAGAGAAGAGACTCCAACAAGAGAGACTG GCATCCCAGGAGACCctgaagaggaggcaggagtcTGAGAGAAACCGTCCACCCGTCAGTACCAACGGGGAGCTGCCACAAGCCCCGAGAGCGCTGCGCATGACCAAAGCTGCCGGCTGGTTGCCCTCCGCAGACTCTGGCCATACGCGCAGTGAGTTCGAAGACCCCCTCCTACAGCAGATCGAGAACATTCAGTCGTTCCTCCGTCAAGCACGAGAGGCCCAGAGGGCAGACGAGGTTGCCATGTTAGAAGAGAACCTGCGTCAGCTGCAGGACGAATACGACCAGCAGCAGACCAGTCTGGCCATCGCTCTTTCCCAGAAGCTGGCTAAAGAGGAGAGCTTGCAGCAGGGGGAGTTCCATCGCCTTGAGGCCTGGGAAcgggaggaaagggaggaaaaggaggaacgGGAACACTGGGGCCCTGCTGTGAGCTCAGCTCAGTCGTCCTTCACCATGGAGAGGTCTCTAGATATCAGCCCAGTGGTCGTCTTCCAGGGAGAGCAagacactgcagcagaggagctgaCTCCTAAAGCCGAGAGGAGCCCTGCGGCTCTAAGAGCGTTTCCTGCTCTCACAATCCAGGAGGAGTCGCCTCCTCGTCTGAGGAGCTTAGGGGGACACATAACTCCCCCTGGTGGTGAAGGGCAGAATAGCACCTCCCTTAACCCTTTTGAGGAGGAGGATTCTACTCCCACTGAGGAGGATCCCAACAATCCTTTCTCAGAAGATATCAAGAGGGAACACAAAGACGTACCCAACGGGAAGAAAGAATACAACCCTTTTGATGAAGATGTCGAGGAGGACTCTCGGGCCGACCCCGCGGCCAGGAACCCCTTTGAGGAGGATGACAACACCGATACTCGTAACCCTTTCATGGAGGCCTCTGGCAATTCCCCAGGAGTATCAACCAATCCCTTTGACGGGGTAGATGAAGGCGAGGCTTTGCCCGATTTGGACATGATAGAGGAGGAACTTCTGCTGCAGCAGATCGACAACATAAGGGCCTACATTTTTGATGCCAAGCTCAGCGGGCGCCTCGACGAGGTGGAGCTCCTGTCAGAGAATCTGAGAGAGCTACAGCACACCCTAcaggagcagaagaaaaagaagcactGA
- the trh gene encoding pro-thyrotropin-releasing hormone has translation MKSISLLLLASLVLCNLAVSGGQGIPADDDTDRRTIDDILLQGAGSLLIRSILKKMHEEDNRNEGFSSQPEWVTKRQHPGKRYSDDLEKRQHPGRREEDEDDEYMDVQKRQHPGKRDDETHEYTEFQKRQHPGKRSTMGYISDEPVVLLESELSKRQHPGKRYLLVHSKRQHPGKRQGEVEEGDVNWDADGDEDLTELEKRQHPGKRFWDNANPDLGTNSPCDVLDPTSCSKSNLLLDFLDNINKSHAEEKRQHPGKRFAPEQDLVTEE, from the exons ATGAAGTCGATATCCCTTCTCCTCCTGGCTTCTCTCGTGCTCTGCAACTTGGCGGTGTCTGGAGGACAGGGCATCCCCGCTGACGATGACACGGACCGGAGGACCATCGATGATATCCTCCTACAGGGAGCAGGGAGTCTCCTGATACGCTCCATCCTCAAAAAGATGCATGAGGAAGACAACAGAAACG AGGGATTTTCCTCTCAGCCAGAATGGGTGACAAAAAGACAGCATCCCGGTAAGAGATACAGCGACGACTTGGAGAAGCGGCAGCATccggggaggagagaggaggacgaggacgatgAGTACATGGACGTTCAAAAGAGACAGCACCCGGGGAAACGCGACGATGAAACGCACGAGTACACGGAGTTCCAGAAAAGACAGCACCCAGGGAAGCGCTCCACGATGGGCTACATTTCTGACGAGCCCGTGGTCCTCCTGGAGAGCGAACTTTCTAAACGCCAGCACCCTGGCAAGCGCTACCTGCTGGTGCACAGCAAACGCCAGCACCCAGGCAAACGCCAGGGAGAGGTCGAGGAGGGAGACGTGAACTGGGACGCGGACGGAGACGAAGACCTCACGGAGTTGGAGAAGCGGCAACACCCCGGGAAACGGTTTTGGGATAACGCAAATCCGGATTTGGGCACAAACAGTCCGTGCGATGTTTTGGACCCTACGAGCTGCAGCAAGTCCAATCTGCTGCTCGACTTTTTAGACAACATCAACAAGAGCCACGCCGAGGAGAAGAGACAACACCCGGGGAAAAGGTTTGCACCAGAGCAGGATCTAGTGACAGAAGAGTAG